One genomic window of Glycine max cultivar Williams 82 chromosome 16, Glycine_max_v4.0, whole genome shotgun sequence includes the following:
- the LOC100803370 gene encoding uncharacterized protein yields MNDKSESKTEEMKGWRKVIENVGNWLANKNKDEWLKDMRGNPSLAATLISTLTFQTAINPPGGVRPAKESGHVLCPRSEDMLDGKNPCPGEAILAVVFPDKYFKFLLWNTICFVSSLAVCLLLVSGFPLNHRFFTWLLSIGMCLTITSLTLTYMVGAEMVTPYLIWSTTNTMFSKVIYIWITLLGLVTLVLFLRLFVWILIKCSDKRKR; encoded by the coding sequence ATGAACGATAAAAGTGAGTCCAAAACAGAAGAGATGAAAGGGTGGAGAAAAGTTATAGAAAATGTAGGTAATTGGCTGGCAAACAAGAATAAGGATGAATGGTTGAAGGACATGAGGGGGAACCCGAGTTTGGCAGCAACACTAATCTCAACTTTGACCTTTCAAACTGCTATTAATCCACCAGGTGGTGTTAGGCCAGCAAAAGAGAGTGGACATGTGTTATGTCCAAGATCAGAAGACATGTTAGATGGGAAGAATCCATGTCCAGGAGAAGCCATCCTTGCTGTTGTTTTCCCagacaaatatttcaaattccTCTTATGGAACACTATATGCTTCGTTTCATCCTTAGCTGTTTGTCTCTTGCTTGTGAGTGGGTTCCCTCTGAATCACCGATTCTTCACGTGGCTTTTGTCAATAGGGATGTGCCTCACCATCACCAGCCTCACTCTTACCTACATGGTTGGTGCAGAAATGGTCACCCCATATCTCATTTGGAGTACAACCAACACCATGTTTAGTAAAGTTATTTATATTTGGATTACACTGCTAGGACTCGTCACTCTTGTCCTTTTCCTACGCCTGTTTGTTTGGATTCTGATTAAATGCAGTGACAAACGTAAACGGTGA
- the LOC100815832 gene encoding uncharacterized protein isoform X1: MNVESERKDEQEVKGWRKALKSVGNWLAHKDKDEWLKDMRGVLSLVSTVIATMTFQSALNPPGGVRPGNESGVVQCPENSADNNPCPGESILAVLYPDEYKIFLIWNTTCFISSLAVCLLLVSGFPLNHRFFTWLLSIGMCITISSLTLTYMTGAGMVTPDPLWNTTNSMFNKVIYIWISLLGLVAFVLCLRLIVWIVFACR; encoded by the coding sequence ATGAACGTTGAAAGCGAGAGGAAAGATGAACAAGAGGTGAAAGGGTGGAGAAAAGCtttaaaaagtgtagggaattGGCTGGCACATAAGGATAAGGATGAATGGTTGAAGGACATGAGGGGAGTGCTGAGTTTGGTGTCTACGGTGATCGCAACAATGACCTTTCAAAGTGCTTTAAATCCACCAGGTGGAGTTAGACCCGGAAACGAGAGTGGAGTTGTTCAATGTCCAGAAAACAGTGCAGATAATAATCCATGTCCCGGAGAATCTATCCTAGCTGTTCTTTACCCtgatgaatataaaatattccTCATTTGGAACACAACATGTTTCATTTCATCTTTAGCAGTGTGTCTCTTGCTTGTAAGTGGGTTCCCTCTCAATCACAGATTCTTCACCTGGCTTTTGTCAATAGGGATGTGCATCACCATCTCCAGCCTCACTCTTACCTACATGACTGGTGCGGGAATGGTCACCCCGGATCCCCTTTGGAATACAACCAACTCCAtgtttaataaagttatttatatttGGATTTCACTGCTAGGACTCGTCGCATTTGTCCTTTGCCTACGCCTAATTGTTTGGATTGTCTTTGCCTGCAGGTAA